Proteins encoded by one window of Carassius auratus strain Wakin chromosome 8, ASM336829v1, whole genome shotgun sequence:
- the LOC113106750 gene encoding uncharacterized protein LOC113106750, producing MKHDCKCGSRCLGPMTFNKDLTGQYVTLRQKGQLASRDTSSFMNGLAFLSRTVEVAEKLCIRIENRTSLWDGALHVGFTNICPQKNGVPPASVPDLRDTRGYCVVPVPEDLCRCGVQLQFWINYAGMVIVQKIGGEKYYLKAERLNLNNPLWVFIDLYGSTSAVRLLRSRRGSRTSCPDRPVDSTSGINLLARAVERQTSEMNTHTLSRSHSPPPVPAQQRHRLTSTSSILSDLSPNSSMEDMDFISLLREFQHMHLSGSEHVSVLVSRNKVLQSAKDSVSNSNFPWTKIPLVTFLGEEALDCGGPRREFFRILMMEVQTSLGIFEGQPGHLFFTYDQMALEEHKYELAGKLIAWSVAHGGPGLKSLDPCLYQLMCTQECQLVDFDWHLIPDADIQDKLQKISSCKTRADLQRLQTEQGDWICECGFPGIYRRETSIRDVPKIYSFAVRHYIYLRTLNMIHQFTKGLNAYGQFWDMVRTHWVEFLPIFTNMHEPLSRGTFRDLFQIHWSKSGTKKREAEEQTIHCWELVLKMIEDKKPKAPHNELHFEEILAFITGADEVPPLGFSQKPSIHFYQPEQRGCRLPFANTCMMGLFLPRVVKDEVQLYRMILRAIRDSAVFGRT from the exons ATGA AGCACGATTGCAAATGTGGCAGTCGATGTCTGGGTCCGATGACTTTCAATAAGGACCTGACAGGCCAATACGTGACCCTCAGACAAAAAGGACAACTCGCGTCCAGAGACACCTCGTCCTTTATGAACGGTTTGGCATTTCTCAGCCGCACTGTAGAGGTTGCTGAAAAGCTGTGTATACGTATTGAGAACCGCACCTCATTGTGGGATGGAGCTCTTCATGTGGGTTTCACCAACATCTGCCCACAGAAAAACGGTGTACCACCGGCCTCAGTACCAGACCTCAGGGACACACGAGGATACTGTGTTGTGCCAGTACCTGAGGACTTGTGTAGGTGTGGTGTACAGCTTCAGTTCTGGATAAACTATGCAGGCATGGTTATTGTTCAAAAGATAGGTGGGGAGAAATATTACCTCAAAGCAGAAAGACTGAACCTGAATAATCCGCTGTGGGTGTTCATTGATCTGTACGGGAGCACAAGCGCTGTCCGCCTTCTGA gaTCAAGGAGGGGCAGTCGAACATCATGCCCGGACCGTCCTGTAGACAGTACATCTGGCATCAACTTGCTAGCGAGAGCGGTTGAGCGACAAACATCAGAG aTGAACACTCACACATTATCACGATCACATTCTCCTCCACCTGTTCCTGCACAACAGAGGCACCGGTTGACTTCAACAAGCAGTATTCTTTCAGATTTAAGCCCAAACTCTTCAATG GAGGACATGGACTTTATCTCTTTGCTCAGAGAGTTTCAGCACATGCATCTCAGTGGCAGCGAGCACGTTTCAGTATTGGTTTCTCGTAACAAGGTGCTGCAGAGTGCTAAAGATTCTGTTTCCAACTCTAATTTTCCTTGGACCAAAATCCCTCTCGTGACATTTCTTGGTGAGGAAGCCCTTGACTGTGGAGGTCCAAGGAGAGAGTTTTTCAG AATCCTGATGATGGAGGTGCAGACATCGCTGGGCATCTTTGAGGGGCAGCCTGGACACCTTTTCTTCACCTATGACCAGATGGCACTGGAAGAACATAAGTATGAGTTGGCGGGGAAGCTGATTGCGTGGTCTGTGGCTCATGGTGGGCCAGGACTCAAATCTCTTGACCCCTGCCTGTACCAGCTGATGTGCACCCAGGAATGTCAGCTGGTAGACTTTGACTGGCACCTAATACCAGATGCTGACATTCAGGACAAACTACAAAAG ATTTCCTCATGTAAAACGAGGGCAGATCTCCAGAGGCTGCAGACAGAGCAGGGTGACTGGATCTGTGAATGTGGTTTCCCTGGAATATACAGACGTGAAACTTCCATTAGAGATGTGCCAAAGATTTACTCCTTTGCAGTTCGACACTACATATATCTgag AACATTAAATATGATTCATCAGTTCACAAAGGGACTGAATGCTTATGGACAGTTCTGGGATATGGTAAGAACTCATTGGGTTGAGTTTCTACCCATCTTTACCAACATGCATGAGCCCCTTTCAAGAGGCACATTTAGAGACCTGTTCCAAATCCACTGGAGTAAATCGGGGACCAAGAAGAGGGAGGCAGAGGAGCAGACTATACACTGTTGGGAACTGGTACTTAAGATGATTGAAG ATAAAAAACCAAAAGCTCCACACAACGAGTTGCATTTTGAGGAGATTTTGGCTTTCATAACTGGAGCGGATGAGGTCCCACCACTTGGGTTTTCCCAGAAGCCCAGCATTCACTTCTATCAACCAGAGCAGCGTGGATGCCGTCTACCGTTTGCCAACACATGCATGATGGGATTGTTCCTGCCCAGGGTTGTAAAAGATGAAGTGCAACTTTACAGGATGATCCTGAGGGCAATTAGGGACTCAGCTGTTTTTGGGAGAACGtaa
- the LOC113107361 gene encoding E3 ubiquitin-protein ligase NEURL3-like, protein MTEKKKEEVRCVCHTRWSLKAIAFHSDVKGRLITLSDGGRRVSRDESSFCHGLTFSGRPVKPEEKLRLRVERCGGVWHGALRLGFAHVCPEQTPLPPLAIPDLTNSPLYAAVIVPEHICRPGSEIEFMLKKNGSVRIRGSDGRTHTEQTHLNPKWPVWAMIDVYGQTTAITMLGSKMKRWIFTSRSCPALTHVRHTEEKDTQERKKHMSTLDQRNLRNIHPDTTDHDAPDCAECVVCYSDVANCRLSCGHKCMCTPCAMRVHMTFGTCPLCRQPLGSFHPYVH, encoded by the exons Atgacagagaaaaagaaag AGGAAGTCAGGTGTGTGTGTCACACCCGATGGAGCCTGAAAGCGATTGCTTTCCACTCAGACGTGAAGGGTCGTCTGATAACGCTGAGTGACGGCGGGCGTCGGGTTTCCAGGGACGAGTCGTCCTTCTGCCACGGGCTGACGTTCAGCGGGCGACCGGTGAAGCCCGAGGAGAAGCTGCGGCTCCGGGTCGAGCGCTGCGGCGGAGTCTGGCACGGGGCACTGCGGCTCGGATTCGCTCATGTGTGCCCCGAGCAGACACCTCTGCCCCCTCTGGCCATCCCAGACCTGACCAACTCCCCGCTGTACGCCGCGGTCATCGTCCCCGAGCACATCTGTCGCCCCGGCTCAGAGATTGAGTTCATGCTGAAGAAGAACGGCAGTGTGAGGATACGGGGCTCTGATGGCAGAACACACACGGAACAGACCCATCTGAACCCCAAGTGGCCCGTCTGGGCGATGATCGACGTCTACGGGCAGACCACGGCGATCACGATGCTCG GCTCCAAAATGAAGCGCTGGATCTTCACCAGTCGCTCCTGTCCTGCTCTCACACACGTCAGACACACTGAAGAGAAAGACACACAGGAGAGGAAGAAACACATGAGTACGCTGGATCAGAGAAACCTGAGAAACATCCATCCTGACACCACAG ATCATGACGCTCCAGACTGTGCGGAGTGTGTGGTGTGTTACAGTGATGTGGCAAACTGTCGTCTGAGCTGCGGTCATAAATGCATGTGTACTCCATGTGCCATGAGGGTTCACATGACGTTTGGGACCTGTCCTCTGTGTCGTCAGCCCTTGGGTTCCTTCCATCCCTACGTCCACTAA